DNA from Verrucomicrobiia bacterium:
TGGTAAAATGCGTTCCACATCAAATTGAATCTTAGATCGTCGACTAAATGCAATCGCTTCCACAACACTATTTGGCGTCACCGCATAATCAGTAACGGGTTTATTATCAATTGCCAAAATTTTATCACCCGGCTCCAAAGGAATTTCGGCCTTAGCCGCAGGCATATCCGGCTCCACATAACCAATCACCGTTGTCATTCTCGACTCTTGAATCGGCCTTCCTACCCCACCAACAATCACCGCCAAAAAAATTCCAAATAACGCGCTAAATAAAGGCCCTCCTAAGGCCGCCCAAATTTTATCCATCGGTTTAGCCACCGGCAACTCTCCCTTATCTAATTTACTTTCCCCCTCCAACATCTCCATCGGAGCCATTTGTGGCAGCGAAACGTAACCTCCAAAAGGAATCGCACAAACACACCAATCCACACCCTTAATTTTCTTTTTCCATACGGGAGGGCCAAAACCAACCGCAAATCGTTCCACCACCATACCTCGGGCTAAAGCAAATAAAAAATGGCCCAATTCATGAACAAAAATGGTAAGCCCAAACAATAAAAAAACCGCAATAATAATGCCAATCCACACTAAAACTTCCCACATCATAAATTTACTTCACCTCTTTCAAAATTTCTTCCGCTATTCTTCGCGCTTCCTGATCTGCTTGCAATATAGCCTTTAAATCTGGCGAAGCAACCTCCTTATGACTCTCCATTACCTTTTCTACAACCTCCCAAATCCCAGGAAACGATAACCGCTCTTCCAAAAAATGTTGGACGGCTACTTCATTGGCTGCATTCAAAACTGCGGGCATCGTCCCCCCCTTAGCATCCGCCTGCCTCGCCAAACGCAACGCAGGAAACCGTTTTTCATCCGGCGCTTCAAACGTTAACGCCCTGACTTTGGTAAAATCCAAAGGTGCCAAACTATTTTTCAAACGCTCCGGATAAGTCACCGCATACTGAATCGGAAAACACATGTCCGAATAACTTAACTGCGCCAAAATAGAACAATCCACAAACTCCACCATCGAATGAATAATACTTTGCTGATGCACCACCACATCCACTTTTTCCATTGGCAAATCAAACAACCAACGCGCTTCAATCATCTCCAAACCTTTATTAAATAAAGTTGCCGAATCAATCGTAATTTTTTGTCCCATCACCCAAGTCGGATGTTTTAACGCTTGCGCTTTCGTCAACATCGGAAAATGCTCTAGAGGCGTCTCCAAAAAAGGCCCGCCGGAAGCGGTTAAAATAATACGTCGCACTTCCTCTACTTTGCGCCCCTCCAAACATTGAAAAATCGCATTATGCTCAGAATCCACTGGCAAAACTTTCACCCCTTTTGCTTTCGCCAATGGCATCACCACCTGCCCCGCCATTACCAGAATCTCCTTGCTCGCCACTGCAATATCCTTACCCGCACGAACTGCCGTCAAAGCAGGTTTTAATCCTCCCGTGCCAACAATCGCCACAATCACCAAATTCGCCTCTGCCAATTCTGCTAATTGAATCAACCCTTCCTCGCCCCAAACTACTTTCATCCCATTCGGCACACGACTTTCCAACCACTGGGCATCCTCTTGACTCATCACACTGATTAAAGCAGGAGAAAACTCCTGAGCTTGTTTCAATAATAACTCACGATTCTTCCCCCCAGCCAATCCGACCACTTTCATGCGATGGGGAATATCACGAGCCACTTTTAATGAACTCGTGCCAATGGAACCCGTGGAACCTAAAATAACAACTTTCTTTTGCATCCGCTTAAACTCCAGCCATACTAAAGTGTTGCCCGTAATTGTAAAAATAAATACAACACCGGCGCAGTAAATAAAACGCTATCGATCAAATCTAACGCCCCGCCAATTCCCGGAATAAATCCGCCTGAATCCTTCACCTGTGTGTCTCGTTTCATCACCGACTCAGCCAAATCACCCACCACACTTACCAAAGAAATAATTAAACCCAAGCCAATCGCCCACTCCTTAGGAATCAAAGTCAAACGCTCTGGAAATCCAGCAATTAAACCATAACTCACACCCACCGAACACAAAACACCCACTATAAAACCTTCCCAAGTTTTTTTAGGGCTGACCTCTGGCAACAATTTATGGCGGCCAAATAAACTTCCCCCAATATAAGCACCAATATCTGTCATCTTTGTTACTAGCAATAAATACAGCAGGAGAAATGGTTCACGACCTGTTGCGGGAAAATAAACCAACCGTGTCACAAAATTAAAAAGCCAAATCACATAAAAAATACCGAAAAAAGTCACTGCCACTGTCAACACAGGCGTAGTTTGCGAGCGATCGAAAACTTGTCGCGATAAAATGCCTAATAAAAAAATCAATAAACAAATGAGTTCGAAAAGCGCTTGCGATAAAAAAGTTACCCGCCCACTTAAAATCAACCAACTACCAATTAAAAAAAAGAGACCGCTAACAATTCCTGTTTTTCGAAAACTGCGAATCCCTTTATTGCGTAAAGCATAAAAAAACTCTCCTAAAGCAATCGTCCCAATCGCCGGAATTAATAATCCAAATCCCCAATCCCAATCAAAAATAATGACTCCTAAAATAAGTCCCCATAAAAGCAACGTGGAAAAAGCGCGCCTTAAAAAATTAGACCTTGCCATAACGTCTTTGTCGGTTTGAAAAATCCTTCAACGCTTCTAAAAATTGCACCTTCCGAAAATCGGGCCATAAGGTTTGCGTTACATATAACTCAGTATACGATAACTGCCATAACAAAAAATTGCTCAGACGCATTTCACCACTCGTGCGAATCAACAAATCCGGTTCGGGATAATAACGCGTATAAAGATGATGGCCAATAACCGTTTCATCAATTTGCGCCCAATCCAAATGCCCACTTTGCACTTCTCGCACAATCGATCGCACTGCTTCCACAAGCTCGACACGACCACTATAACTCAGCGCTAAAATCAACGTTAACCCTGTGTTTCGACTCGTAGCAAGAATCGTGCGATGCAACTCCTCTTGTACATCTTTTGGTAAATCTGTTAAACGCCCGATCGCTTGCAACTTGACGTTATTCGTTTGCAACTCTGCCAATTCATCGCGCAAAAACCGTTTTAAAAACTCCATGAGAAGTTTGACTTCTGTTTTGGGTCGCAACCAATTTTCCACCGAAAACGCATAAAGCGTTAGATACTCCACGCCTACTTCTCCCGCTGCGCGAACCACCGCACGAACCGATTCCACACCTTGACGATGCCCTTGAATTCGAGGCAATCCTCTCTTCTTAGCCCAACGTCCGTTGCCATCCATGATAATAGCCACATGACGCGGAATCCGTTTTAAGTCATTATTATCAACCCCTTTTTTCATGACATCTCTACCTCTAGGTAGCTTCTGGCAGGGAACAAGACAATTTCATAATCATCTTTCATCCAAAAAGATTAATTTTTAATGAAAGGACATTGACGAGTTTCTTGCTTTGCGTTTCACTCACCACCGATGACAACTCATTCTTTGTTGGAACAACGACTAGCCAAACTCAAAGCCTTGGAGCAATTGGGCGTAGCTCCTTTTGGCAAGTCTTTTCCTAACACCATTTCTGCTCAAGAATGTAAAAACCATTTCGTCGAAGGAAAAAAAGTGAGAATTGCCGGACGCTTAATGACACGTCGCGATATGGGCAAAAGTCAATTCGCTCACTTGCAAGATAGCTCGGGCCGCATTCAAATTTATCTCCAAAAAAATAGTTTAGGCGAAACTCCATGGGAACAATTTCAACTGCTTGACTTAGGCGATATCCTTGGCGTGGAAGGCACATTGTTTACTACCAAAACTGGCGAACAATCCTTAAAAGTTGAACAATTTCAGCTTCTGACAAAAGCCCTCCGTCCTTTACCAGAAAAATGGCATGGTCTCACAGATGTCGAACAACGTTATCGCCAGCGTTATCTCGATCTTTTGACCAATGAAGAAGCCCGCGCCATTTTTCAAAAACGCATCCGGTTAGTGCGTGAAATTCGTCGCTTTTTTGATGAACGCAATTTCTTGGAAGTCGAAACACCCATGATGCAAACCATAGCCGGCGGCGCCGCTGCACAACCTTTTGTCACACATCACAAAGCTTTGGGACTGGATCTTTATCTACGCATTGCACCCGAGCTTTATCTCAAACAACTATTAGTAGGCGGTTTTGAAAAAATTTATGAAATCAACCGCAACTTTCGCAATGAAGGCATTTCACGCAAACACAATCCCGAATTCACCATGTTAGAAGCCTATTGGGCTTATGCCGACTTTGAAATGATGGCCAACTTAGTCGAAGAATTAATTTGTCATCTTGCGCAAATCATCAACTATGACGGCCCCATCCAATGGAACCGACCTTGGCCTCGCAAAACTTATCACGATGCCATCTGTGAAGCAGCCGGCAACGATTGGTTTACCTTGAGCGCCGAACAACGCAAAAACAAAGCGAAAGAATTAGGCGTGGAAATTATTCCTGGATTAGAGGATTTTGAAGTTACCAATCAAGTTTTTGAAAAATTGGTAGAAGCGAAAACAATCAATCCGGTTTTT
Protein-coding regions in this window:
- the lysS gene encoding lysine--tRNA ligase, which codes for MTTHSLLEQRLAKLKALEQLGVAPFGKSFPNTISAQECKNHFVEGKKVRIAGRLMTRRDMGKSQFAHLQDSSGRIQIYLQKNSLGETPWEQFQLLDLGDILGVEGTLFTTKTGEQSLKVEQFQLLTKALRPLPEKWHGLTDVEQRYRQRYLDLLTNEEARAIFQKRIRLVREIRRFFDERNFLEVETPMMQTIAGGAAAQPFVTHHKALGLDLYLRIAPELYLKQLLVGGFEKIYEINRNFRNEGISRKHNPEFTMLEAYWAYADFEMMANLVEELICHLAQIINYDGPIQWNRPWPRKTYHDAICEAAGNDWFTLSAEQRKNKAKELGVEIIPGLEDFEVTNQVFEKLVEAKTINPVFYTHLPQELVPLAKQNQQNTSLVDVFELVINGQEIAPGYSELNDPLVQRERLMHQAGEEKQSVDEEFLTALEHGMPPAGGIGIGIDRLVATLTGADSLREVILFPLLRPHS
- a CDS encoding phosphatidate cytidylyltransferase, giving the protein MARSNFLRRAFSTLLLWGLILGVIIFDWDWGFGLLIPAIGTIALGEFFYALRNKGIRSFRKTGIVSGLFFLIGSWLILSGRVTFLSQALFELICLLIFLLGILSRQVFDRSQTTPVLTVAVTFFGIFYVIWLFNFVTRLVYFPATGREPFLLLYLLLVTKMTDIGAYIGGSLFGRHKLLPEVSPKKTWEGFIVGVLCSVGVSYGLIAGFPERLTLIPKEWAIGLGLIISLVSVVGDLAESVMKRDTQVKDSGGFIPGIGGALDLIDSVLFTAPVLYLFLQLRATL
- a CDS encoding isoprenyl transferase, with protein sequence MKKGVDNNDLKRIPRHVAIIMDGNGRWAKKRGLPRIQGHRQGVESVRAVVRAAGEVGVEYLTLYAFSVENWLRPKTEVKLLMEFLKRFLRDELAELQTNNVKLQAIGRLTDLPKDVQEELHRTILATSRNTGLTLILALSYSGRVELVEAVRSIVREVQSGHLDWAQIDETVIGHHLYTRYYPEPDLLIRTSGEMRLSNFLLWQLSYTELYVTQTLWPDFRKVQFLEALKDFSNRQRRYGKV
- a CDS encoding 1-deoxy-D-xylulose-5-phosphate reductoisomerase, whose product is MQKKVVILGSTGSIGTSSLKVARDIPHRMKVVGLAGGKNRELLLKQAQEFSPALISVMSQEDAQWLESRVPNGMKVVWGEEGLIQLAELAEANLVIVAIVGTGGLKPALTAVRAGKDIAVASKEILVMAGQVVMPLAKAKGVKVLPVDSEHNAIFQCLEGRKVEEVRRIILTASGGPFLETPLEHFPMLTKAQALKHPTWVMGQKITIDSATLFNKGLEMIEARWLFDLPMEKVDVVVHQQSIIHSMVEFVDCSILAQLSYSDMCFPIQYAVTYPERLKNSLAPLDFTKVRALTFEAPDEKRFPALRLARQADAKGGTMPAVLNAANEVAVQHFLEERLSFPGIWEVVEKVMESHKEVASPDLKAILQADQEARRIAEEILKEVK